In Dysidea avara chromosome 3, odDysAvar1.4, whole genome shotgun sequence, a single window of DNA contains:
- the LOC136249873 gene encoding histone deacetylase 5-like gives MAVPRVAIDRMEDDDSSDSGTEMDPRPSSHIHTITGSSTMDVVDSDDDDVQVMESTSVSQNNRTNPVFGHTMMTAGELRKTLSEPPNYKMKPLSRQVQSTHHVSPYSQQNEGAAASTGKAQQYQPSSTTETMKTVEPPSPAMSADNNKTESSEATSPMISSTARLPQQAMPIFQQAAGLMPTKEQLEMLQNLQAMQNLQAALAAGNLATGNVGNLGLTPGNLAAGNLVAGAAGFMPTREQLEALQKAQLEAAMQKAQLEATAKLMQQNRLLLSPTDALQQQQQSAQLAFLPMASLLGNTSPLSNTNKVTSPGSTSNIPLNYPSLSTENSSTTDLGSSRKPVTQSNSAPNGPQGLQAPQYDTVLKQFQFQHQNLLQQQQKLYEHYLQQHQAIMQQQVKDRKHFEVQLQGIALMHQRHQEQLEQQQELLRRAQQEQLRELEQQHQALIFRQIEMQKYQQINTQMQQQAVKNRNLIPLHRISQPPTPSDLVMLPISTSGKQGTVNVGGSSEEAAVRQSGTVETNGTSAFTAQKHHYQHSHSNGHTSSASSLAGGHTSITPLMSTVSVATHSSLGSTSSSASSVSNLTLGGSSEGSSTGFVYDTMMLKHQCNCGGSHPEHQGRLQSIWARLYEMGIVQRCQRLKARKAYHQELQTLHSENHVRLYGKHSVSRKSSTDKKDQPMRSFVHMQCGGVGIDADTYWNEQHTSHAAKMAVGSVIELADKVAKGEVQNGFAVVRPPGHHALPNQAMGFCYFNNVALAAKSLTSSPYVDTVLVLDWDIHHGNGTQQMFYDNSKVLTMSIHRYDNGTFFPGTGRPEEVGSGTGLGYNVNIALSGSQMQRPPVSNCGDAEYLAAFRCVVLPIIHEFNPDMILVSAGFNATEGHPNTLGGYSVTPACFGHLTRMLMNVGNGRVAMALEGGYELRTLCASSESCLRALLGDELPQLSSSSLQRAPNVAACESIAQTIRCHSSYWKGLQQSSTLLSMSHAEAELRIREQETINNLQSVSLTTSRMDTKQQPAISTEV, from the exons ATGGCGGTACCTCGCGTGGCAATCG ATCGAATGGAAGACGATGACAGTAGTGATAGCGGAACGGAGATGGATCCAAGACCGTCCTCtcatatacatacaataactg GCTCCAGTACAATGGATGTAGTTGATAGTGATGACGATGACGTACAAGTTATGGAGTCGACTAGTGTCAGCCA AAACAACAGAACTAATCCTGTCTTTGGCCATACCATGATGACAGCTGGAGAACTTAGAAAAACTT TGTCTGAGCCTCCAAACTACAAGATGAAGCCTTTGAGTAGGCAGGTACAGAGTACCCATCATGTCAGCCCTTATAGCCAGCAGAACGAGGGGGCTGCTGCATCAACTGGGAAAGCACAACAGTACCAGCCATCCTCAACCACTGAAA CTATGAAGACTGTGGAACCACCAAGCCCAGCCATGTCAGCAGATAATAATAAAACTGAGTCGTCAGAG GCTACGAGTCCTATGATTAGCTCCACAGCCAGGCTGCCCCAGCAAGCCATGCCAATCTTCCAGCAGGCTGCAGGGTTAATGCCAACTAAGGAACAACTTGAGATGCTACAGAATCTTCAAGCAATGCAGAATCTGCAAGCTGCTTTAGCAGCTGGAAATCTTGCTACTGGGAATGTTGGAAATCTTGGTCTCACACCTGGTAATCTAGCTGCTGGGAACTTGGTCGCTGGTGCTGCTGGCTTCATGCCGACACGGGAACAGCTTGAGGCATTGCAGAAGGCACAATTAGAAGCGGCCATGCAGAAGGCTCAACTTGAAGCCACTGCCAAATTAATGCAGCAAAATCGTTTATTGTTATCACCTACTGATGCtcttcaacaacaacaacaatctGCCCAGCTAGCATTTCTACCTATGGCATCGCTACTGGGCAATACAAGCCCACTATCAAACACTAATAAAGTTACAAGTCCTGGCAGTACTTCTAACATCCCACTAAACTATCCATCATTATCTACTGAAAACTCCAGTACAACTGACTTGGGCAGCAGTAGAAAGCCAGTTACCCAGAGTAACTCCGCACCTAATGGACCCCAGGGCCTACAAGCACCACAGTATGATACAGTATTAAAACAGTTCCAATTTCAACACCAAAATCTGTTACAGCAGCAGCAAAAACTATATGAGCACTACCTCCAGCAACACCAAGCCATCATGCAGCAGCAGGTTAAAGATAGGAAACATTTTGAGGTTCAACTGCAAGGGATTGCATTGATGCATCAGCGACACCAAGAGCAGCTTGAACAGCAGCAAGAGTTGTTACGACGTGCACAGCAGGAGCAGCTgagagaactggaacaacaacACCAGGCATTAATATTCCGACAGATAGAGATGCAGAAATACCAACAAATTAATACTCAAATGCAACAGCAAGCTGTCAAGAACCGAAATCTGATACCCCTACATAGAATCTCCCAACCACCCACCCCCAGTGACTTAGTAATGTTACCCATTTCAACAAGTGGTAAGCAAGGAACTGTTAATGTAGGAGGAAGTAGTGAAGAAGCAGCAGTGAGACAGTCAGGAACTGTTGAAACAAATGGAACTAGTGCATTTACAGCCCAGAAGCATCACTACCAGCATTCACATAGCAATGGCCACACATCTTCAGCATCATCATTGGCCGGTGGACACACGAGCATCACCCCACTAATGAGCACAGTTAGCGTCGCTACACACAGCAGTCTCGGCTCCACAAGCTCTAGTGCAAGTTCAGTATCCAACCTTACCCTGGGTGGATCATCAGAAGGCAGTAGTACAGGGTTTGTGTACGATACAATGATGTTGAAACACCAGTGTAATTGTGGAGGGTCCCATCCCGAACACCAAGGAAGACTGCAGAGTATTTGGGCTAGACTATATGAGATGGGCATAGTACAAAGGTGCCAG AGATTAAAAGCAAGAAAGGCCTACCACCAAGAATTGCAGACTCTACACAGTGAAAATCATGTCCGCCTTTACGGCAAGCACAGCGTCAGTAGAAAGAGTTCAACAGACAAGAAAG ATCAACCAATGAGAAGTTTTGTTCACATGCAGTGTGGAGGAGTTGGG ATTGATGCTGATACGTACTGGAATGAACAGCATACTTCACATGCAGCTAAGATG GCAGTCGGCTCAGTTATTGAACTAGCAGACAAAGTTGCTAAGGGCGAGGTGCAAAATGGATTTGCGGTCGTTCGACCTCCTGGTCACCATGCCTTACCCAATCAAGCAAT GGGCTTCTGCTATTTCAACAATGTTGCACTGGCTGCTAAATCACTTACAAGTAGTCCTTACGTGGATACTGTTCTAGTGTTAGATTGG GATATTCACCATGGTAACGGAACTCAGCAGATGTTTTATGATAATTCAAAAGTGTTGACCATGTCCATCCATCGCTATGACAATGGTACCTTCTTTCCTGGCACAGGAAGACCAGAAGAG GTAGGATCAGGTACTGGACTAGGCTACAATGTCAACATTGCACTGTCTGGGAGCCAAATGCAAAGACCACCAG TTTCCAACTGTGGAGATGCTGAATACTTGGCTGCATTCAG ATGTGTAGTACTCCCAATCATTCACGAGTTTAATCCTGATATGATTCTGGTGTCAGCTGGCTTCAATGCCACTGAGGGACATCCGAACACTCTTGGTGGATACTCTGTTACTCCAGCCT GTTTTGGTCACTTAACACGCATGCTGATGAATGTTGGCAATGGAAGAGTAGCTATGGCCTTAGAAGGAGG CTATGAGCTGCGCACGCTGTGTGCTTCATCAGAGTCCTGTCTCAGAGCTTTACTGGGTGATGAG CTACCCCAGTTGAGCAGTTCATCACTACAAAGGGCCCCTAATGTGGCCGCCTGTGAAAGCATTGCTCAAACCATCCGTTGTCACT CATCATATTGGAAAGGTCTGCAGCAATCATCCACTTTGTTAAGTATGTCACACGCTGAAGCAGAGCTGAGAATACGAGAACAAGAGACCATTAATAATCTTCAGTCTGTCTCCCTGACCACTTCACGCATGGACACTAAACA ACAACCAGCAATAAGCACTGAAGTCTAA
- the LOC136249879 gene encoding RNA-binding protein 45-like, with protein MASPERVNSNSGDRVNVDLPPFSRAFVVCSKNNTEEEIRACFAPYGFIEDIWMVKDRMTKENKGICYVKYDKASSAALAIENLDGKVLGTDQKPIKVMIASAKNAVVKTDYSEESTRTRLFVVVPKDYTEDDLRAKFEPHGDFEYCNIVRDRSTGENKGFGYVKFSKASTAAVAMENCDKSFKAILAEPKSAKFAREAAYQAARERRSLQDNYAMMSGGSSPTHSTMDLLQSYAASDGGVSTRLFVTVAPSVTQEQLIRLFDLVPGMDYCDLKHNHITGDSRGFAFVTYSSIASAMYAKEKLNGFEYPPGYKILVKYAEDPPGTKYGPGSPTELAAHFHSAPHSPVRSPVRSLSPVRPMVTRQRRHSISSELDTRVFFICHPNPPAEHVLRDIFGRFGILTDVWVVRGKNYGYAKFTNRASAEAAITALHGMEVFGVKLRVMLADPPPQDQSRKRQRT; from the exons ATGGCCAGTCCAGAAAGAGTGAACTCAAACTCTGGAGATCGAGTGAATGTCGATCTCCCACCGTTCTCAAGAGCTTTTGTTGTTTGCAGCAAGAACAACACTGAGGAAGAAATCCGTGCTTGTTTTGCTCCATACGGTTTTATAGAGGACATCTGGATGGTAAAAGACCGCATGACAAAGGAAAACAAGGGGATTTGTTATGTTAAATATGACAAAGCTTCTTCAGCTGCTCTTGCGATCGAGAATTTGGATGGGAAGGTCCTGGGTACTGATCAAAAGCCAATAAAG GTTATGATTGCGTCTGCAAAGAACGCTGTTGTCAAGACAGATTACAGTGAGGAGAGTACAAGAACAAGATTATTTGTGGTTGTTCCTAAAGACTACACTGAGGATGATTTGAGAGCCAAGTTTGAGCCTCATGGAGACTTTGAGTATTGCAATATTGTTAGGGATCGTAGCACAGGAGAGAACAAAGGCTTCGGCTATGTGAAGTTTTCGAAGGCATCAACTGCTGCTGTAGCTATGGAGAATTGTGACAAGAGCTTTAAGGCTATTCTCGCTGAACCAAAGTCTGCCAAGTTTGCTAGAGAAGCTGCTTATCAGGCTGCTCGAGAGCGAAGGAGTCTGCAGGACAACTATGCAATGATGAGTGGTGGTAGTAGCCCCACACACAGCACAATGGATCTCCTACAGAGCTATGCCGCCAGTGATGGAGGTGTCAGCACAAGGCTGTTCGTTACAGTAGCCCCTAGTGTCACTCAGGAACAATTGATCAGATTATTCGATTTAGTTCCTGGTATGGACTACTGTGATTTAAAGCATAACCATATTACAGGAGACTCCAGAGGTTTTGCATTTGTTACTTACAGCTCAATTGCCTCTGCCATGTATGCTAAGGAGAAGTTGAATGGTTTTGAATATCCACCTGGCTATAAGATTTTAGTGAAATATGCTGAAGATCCTCCCGGGACTAAGTACGGCCCTGGATCTCCAACTGAGCTAGCAGCTCATTTTCATTCTGCTCCACACTCACCAGTCCGTTCTCCTGTAAGATCTTTGTCTCCCGTACGTCCGATGGTCACACGTCAACGACGACACTCAATTAGTTCAGAGTTGGACACTCGAGTCTTCTTCATATGTCATCCCAACCCTCCAGCTGAGCATGTACTCAGAGATATCTTTGGGAGGTTTGGTATTCTCACCGATGTATGGGTGGTGAGAGGTAAAAATTATGGTTATGCAAAGTTTACCAATCGAGCTTCTGCTGAGGCTGCAATTACTGCATTACATGGAATGGAAGTGTTTGGTGTGAAGCTTCGTGTGATGCTTGCTGATCCACCACCGCAAGATCAGTCACGTAAACGGCAACGGACGTGA